In the Dictyostelium discoideum AX4 chromosome 6 chromosome, whole genome shotgun sequence genome, ATGCAAGCAAAGATAATGGTACTCTCTTCTGCAAAGTTTGCTtcaaaaaagtaattataatttaaaaattcccGTATTTAATGTcaccaaattaatttttatcatactaattttttttttttcttcttttttttatcatcaaaCAGTTATTCTTTAGCAAAGGTAATTACTCTGAAGGTTTTGGTCAACTCAAAGTATGTAGCatagataaaaaaataaaaaaaaaaaaaaaataaaaaaaaggtatataaaatatattaatatatttatttattttctttttttataatagcCACAACATGAATTcgaaaagaagaaaaatgGTGGTGAAAACAAAGAAGAAATCACTCCAAGTGAAGTTGAAGTTGCTGCATCTTcataaacaataatttttttaaaaaaaaaaaaaaaaaaaaaaaaaaaattaaaacaaataacaaGTCACGCCTCtttcaaatgaaataatGTACACTAgaataaacaattttaaatataaatgtaGAGCTATCAGTACGGTTATCTGTTCTACCTTTcatctattttaaaaacaaacaattaatatgcaattattttttactttttccaaatcttttttttttttttatttttttttcaaaagagAAGCCCTCAAGGTATTTTTGTAAACAACTGggaatatatatttttttttcttttttttttcaaaagagAAGATAATTGAGAAATGAATTtgtatgattattatttatttatttattttttcaaacaaataatttaaaatcatttcaaaatttaaaaaatttgaatcagatcgttttttttaaaccaatcATTTATACAAATCTCTAAACAAATTCAATCTCGCAAAATagaagaaaatgataaaaaaagaatagaataaaaactatttaaaaattacacTATCAATTAactcaattttttaaaaaaatattttttttattatttgtgaCTGGAAatgtattgaaaaaaaaaaaaaaaaaaaaaagaaattagataGAGGTTCaactttaatattaaattctcaaatgtttttaatattttattttattaaataataatttctttaattttttttttttttttaaaaaaaactggaacttaaaattaatcaattttattgtttcacataaaaaaaaaaatcataacttttttatattggaatttttttttttcgttgtgctattttattttttttttattttttttttttaaaaggaaGGTCATAATGATTCTTCAATCTTTCCTATTTTACAAAGTAGATTTTATTTGATCacaattttgattattttttttttttttcttttttttttttattaaaaattatttttttttccacctTGGggaaccatttttttttttgtattttttttcttttttttttacgaaaaaaaaaaatatctttttagattttcagtttttttttttattttccaattaACGTCAGCATTTggcaaaaagaaaaaaaaagatattaattgttttgttttttttttttctttttttttttttttacttttattttttgttagtaataaaaaaaggaaaaaaataatagtaaaaaatagaaataaagaaaagtaaaaaatgaACTCTTTTTGGAGGAGAGCTCAAGGTAGTAATAGTTTTGTGGAAGGCCATATTTTATCGGATCAAAGAAAAGATACCATTCAACATTTGACAATAGTGATCAAACAATGTCTATCatattattttggaaataatGCAAAGCCAATTAATGAAACCACCAAATTAATGGCACCAACACCAGCGTTACTATCACAACAATTATCAGGTATTGACAATAGTGATGCAACATTAATCGAAATTGAATTGGTTAAATCATTATGTGACCTTTTAGAGAGTTATCTTTgtcataaattaaaaaataattattcaatttggaaattaatagttttaattttatcaccttcaaatagtattaattcaaattctgatactaatagtagtaataataatggtaataataatggtggaaataataataataataataatagttcaaaactttcaatattttcaaaagttgcaacatcaattaaaacatcAGCTTCAAATATTACATTATCGTCACAACCAATTACACCTAAATCACCAGAGGATATAGAGTATTGGACAAATCAAATTGATTGTATTCAAAGTTTAAGTGAGGTAACTTCAAATATTGGTAAATTTAGAGCATTATTAAGAAGGTCATTAAATGAATCAACGATTATTCAATTACTTAATTCAattgcaaataataatgatatattaaggtaaatttttaataaaaataatatattaaatttatattttaaaattttgaaactaatattttccaaaatttttttttttttaaaaaaaaaaaaaaagaaattattatgaAGAAGATGCAATATTAAGAAATAAAGAAGATTCTGATATTTTTAGATCAATGTTAGCTTCATTAGATCCAATAACATTTAATATAGAATATAATGATCCAGAATTAAAtacattaataattgatacaCCATTAATACcaaaaacaattgataatacTTTAATTACAATCGAaactgataatgataataataatagtaataataatactagtaataatggttcattaaataatagtaatgaaaatattaatttaaattcatcacaaaataatatttataataataataatggatcattaaataataataataataataataataataataataataataataataataatgaaaatattaatttaaattcatcacaAAATATGAATGATCAATTAGGGGTAACATCAGAGTtaacatcatcaaataatgatttagtatcatcgtcatcatcattatcaactaCAGGTGAAAAAGTAATTAGAAcaaaaaagattataaaatcattaactAGAACTATTGATTTCGATAGTGCACCATCTTTTGATGAAAATACAAATGCTGATGGTAGTTCAGATTCATTAGCTAATCAACAAAATATATCAACTGGTtctgaaaaaattattaaaaagaaaatagtaaaaagaattattaaaactaaaatcgtttcaaattcatcagtTCCAACAAATAGTCCAACAAATATTCCAACAAATAGTCCATCAACAGAtttagataataatgatcCTAATCCTAATAATATTTCTATCACTAACccatatattaataatactaataatcttaatcctaataataataataataataataataataataataataataataataataataataataatagtagtaataataataataatggagtCGCACAAAACATTGGTTTAGATACATCAAATTACAATGTACCTATAGTAAAGAATTTTATTGTTGAAGAAACAACAAATAGTGATTCCAGCACTAATGAAactaaacaaaataaagaaaattcaGATACAAAggatattgaaaaagaaaaagtcgGGGATAAAAAAGAAGAGTTAAACCAAGAAAacaatagttttattaaagGAAAAGAATTTGGAGAAGTAGCATCAGAATCATTTTTGgttaattcaacaaatgaaaaagaattaattgcTTCAATTCCAATCGAAAActtagaaattaaagaagaaaTAAAAGAAGAAGCAAAAGAAGAggaaatagaaaaaataaaagaagaaattaaacaaGAAACTAAAGAAGAGTCAAAAGATGAAATAAGTGAGGAAGAAAAAGAGGTAACAATGGAAGAAGaaataaaagaagaaataaaagaagaaataaaAGAGGAAATCAAAGAAGAAATCGATGAGGTTAAAGAAGAAATTGATGAGGTTAAAGAAGAAATCAAAGAAGAAATCAAAGAAGAATTTAAAGAGGAAATCAAAGAAGGacaaaaaattgataataaaataccaGAATTTACTTTTGTTAGAAGCgaagaaaatgatgatattttaatGGGAGAGgaagaaataattaaagagaattctaataataataataataataataataataataataataataataataataataataataataataataataataataataataataataataataataataataataataataataataatgataatgataatattggaaatcaatcatttggattttcaattgattatgcatcattattaaaacaatatagtactgataataatattgaagatcatgaaatttcaaatattgcaAGTGTTATTATTCCATCtgataaagattttaaatatccaattgaacaagaagaaaattcaaccaataaatttaaaccaCTAAAATCccatgatgatgatgataataataataataaagaggAAGATAATGAAGcaattagatttaaattaaatgttttattagATCAAGAAGAAGAGCAAGAAGAATTAATCTCTGAACCATTACCTGATGATTTCTtcattgatgaaaatgataagcaacaacagcaacagcaacagcaacaagaacaacaacaacaaaattttaaagaattttcattttcatataaaaatgaaattcaatCTTCATCCCCACAATTttataatcaacaacaacaacaacaacaacaacaacagcaacaacaacaaca is a window encoding:
- a CDS encoding LIM-type zinc finger-containing protein; its protein translation is MSKFGSTEKCIVCTKTVYPLEKLAADEKIYHKSCFKCTECNSILSLGKYASKDNGTLFCKVCFKKLFFSKGNYSEGFGQLKPQHEFEKKKNGGENKEEITPSEVEVAASS
- a CDS encoding RUN domain-containing protein, with protein sequence MNSFWRRAQGSNSFVEGHILSDQRKDTIQHLTIVIKQCLSYYFGNNAKPINETTKLMAPTPALLSQQLSGIDNSDATLIEIELVKSLCDLLESYLCHKLKNNYSIWKLIVLILSPSNSINSNSDTNSSNNNGNNNGGNNNNNNNSSKLSIFSKVATSIKTSASNITLSSQPITPKSPEDIEYWTNQIDCIQSLSEVTSNIGKFRALLRRSLNESTIIQLLNSIANNNDILRNYYEEDAILRNKEDSDIFRSMLASLDPITFNIEYNDPELNTLIIDTPLIPKTIDNTLITIETDNDNNNSNNNTSNNGSLNNSNENINLNSSQNNIYNNNNGSLNNNNNNNNNNNNNNNNNENINLNSSQNMNDQLGVTSELTSSNNDLVSSSSSLSTTGEKVIRTKKIIKSLTRTIDFDSAPSFDENTNADGSSDSLANQQNISTGSEKIIKKKIVKRIIKTKIVSNSSVPTNSPTNIPTNSPSTDLDNNDPNPNNISITNPYINNTNNLNPNNNNNNNNNNNNNNNNNNNNSSNNNNNGVAQNIGLDTSNYNVPIVKNFIVEETTNSDSSTNETKQNKENSDTKDIEKEKVGDKKEELNQENNSFIKGKEFGEVASESFLVNSTNEKELIASIPIENLEIKEEIKEEAKEEEIEKIKEEIKQETKEESKDEISEEEKEVTMEEEIKEEIKEEIKEEIKEEIDEVKEEIDEVKEEIKEEIKEEFKEEIKEGQKIDNKIPEFTFVRSEENDDILMGEEEIIKENSNNNNNNNNNNNNNNNNNNNNNNNNNNNNNNNNNNNNNNNNDNDNIGNQSFGFSIDYASLLKQYSTDNNIEDHEISNIASVIIPSDKDFKYPIEQEENSTNKFKPLKSHDDDDNNNNKEEDNEAIRFKLNVLLDQEEEQEELISEPLPDDFFIDENDKQQQQQQQQQEQQQQNFKEFSFSYKNEIQSSSPQFYNQQQQQQQQQQQQQQQQQQQQQQQQQQQQQQQQQQQNVNTITTTSTTTTTSTSITMANSTINNSIELHKSSSTSSLASSTSSLASSTSSSSCKIKNIKSPIERQLQREKSNSSLISNITIVDNYSNEGDEYIKKKVEEQRERRYRKEIHAPRKRLHFTIQNNLSSLKDQDFKCANCSKDISGLFSSSRFCDYSGKYFCSGCHDKSVYYIPSRIVHNWDFKKYSISKASYEFLNSIEKDPLIDLLTLNQKLFENKILLKIRNLRKQMFFLKDFLQTCGINNSVSKSSGFALFQLSLPPNMHYLANDIELYSIYDLVNHKALWESLRHLVAKWLDHVETCTLCAAKGSICQFCNNDSPIYPYHISTVQQCQNCKSVSHKSCYQAIKCPKCIRLATARLNKSKEENQLK